A DNA window from Luteolibacter luteus contains the following coding sequences:
- a CDS encoding FAD-dependent oxidoreductase: MNHRLILSLGAVLFAHPASAVPSQHDVVVYGGTSGGVVAAVQASRSGKSVVLVSPTAHLGGLTTSGLGWTDLGNPAILGGLSREFYHRLYLHYQQGSAWNWQSRESFGNAGQGSPALNATLEIASVFEPKVAEAVFTQLLSEQSVTLVTGRLDLDDGVVMGGSKISHIRLEDGREFGGKMFIDASYEGDLLPGAGVSFTVGREANATHGETVNGIQAAGATKNQLRDDIDPYVVPGNAASGLLPGVNASSGGTDGSSDRRLQAYCFRMVLTDVAANRVMVAQPPGYNEADYELLFRSIEAGQTTGFFKLDLMPNRKTDSNNTGGISTDFIGKNYGADWDWTTLGHDARLALAKQHENWQRGLLWTLQNHPRVPASIRNNHANWGLPADEFTDNGNWPWQLYVREARRMVSDYVMNQHHCTGELIAPDSVGLAAYAMDSHHVQRHVKDGMVKNEGDIQLPLANPYPVSYRSIIPRAGECTNLLVPWSISASHMAFGSIRMEPVFMGLSQSASIAASLAIDKNIAVQAISYPELRPLLLAAQQALGEPVVGAPTSVVDNTDAALVSVTGDWISGTSTAGFVGADYIHNDNSGQGSKQVRYALPAGLSGHQRVSLRWTAHTNRAANVPVEIHHAGGVSTVTVDQRSNGAKWNPLGLYQFNGSPGEGVILKTTGTGGYVIADAVGFSAMDPAADSDGDGLSDGRELELGMDPYVSDESFITAVKGHPAYFGLFGEESIYDLRISHPMLSPAGSNSYHLPFSIWPPEGTSPFASYALPMPAGKNREFFRVALDAKASSLVTALATGQARKVVVYGTSLTASGAWVGGMDSWLSTKYPGLLTVVNSGLSGKNSAEGVAQLSTKVLAHHPDTVFIEFAMNDAFLYSDGTPSLSVAQALTNLLSMIDSIQAQNPAVEIILQTMNTVWNSPTGSNASATLRPNLAAYYEMYREVAAERGLLLIDHHPNWAALQQDDLASFQGYVPDGVHPAAQGIGKVVLPLLKWKLSGGRELP, from the coding sequence TTGAACCACCGTCTCATCCTTTCCCTTGGTGCCGTCCTGTTCGCGCATCCGGCTTCAGCAGTCCCATCCCAGCATGACGTGGTCGTTTACGGCGGCACCTCCGGAGGGGTGGTGGCGGCGGTGCAGGCTTCCCGATCCGGGAAAAGCGTGGTGCTGGTCTCCCCGACGGCGCATCTCGGCGGCTTGACCACGAGCGGCCTCGGCTGGACCGATCTGGGGAACCCGGCGATCCTCGGCGGGCTCAGCCGTGAGTTCTACCATCGCCTGTACCTGCATTATCAGCAGGGGTCGGCGTGGAATTGGCAGAGCCGCGAAAGCTTCGGGAATGCCGGGCAAGGGAGTCCGGCGCTGAATGCCACGCTTGAGATCGCCTCGGTCTTCGAGCCGAAGGTGGCAGAGGCGGTCTTTACCCAGCTGCTGTCCGAGCAAAGTGTCACGCTGGTGACCGGTCGCCTGGATCTGGATGACGGCGTGGTGATGGGCGGTAGCAAGATCTCGCACATCCGCTTGGAGGATGGCCGCGAGTTCGGCGGGAAGATGTTCATCGATGCGAGCTACGAGGGCGACCTGTTGCCCGGCGCCGGTGTCAGCTTCACGGTGGGCCGTGAGGCAAACGCAACGCATGGCGAGACCGTGAACGGGATCCAGGCAGCAGGGGCGACGAAGAACCAGCTGCGCGACGACATCGATCCCTATGTGGTCCCCGGCAATGCGGCGAGCGGCCTGCTGCCCGGGGTGAATGCGAGCTCCGGCGGGACCGATGGCAGCAGTGATCGCCGCCTGCAGGCGTATTGCTTCCGCATGGTGCTGACGGACGTTGCGGCGAATCGCGTGATGGTCGCCCAGCCTCCGGGTTATAATGAGGCGGACTATGAGCTGCTTTTCCGTTCGATCGAGGCCGGACAGACCACGGGCTTCTTCAAGCTGGACCTGATGCCGAACCGGAAGACGGACTCGAACAATACCGGTGGCATCTCCACCGACTTCATCGGCAAGAACTACGGCGCGGACTGGGACTGGACGACGCTGGGTCACGATGCGCGGCTGGCGCTGGCCAAGCAGCATGAGAACTGGCAGCGCGGGCTGCTGTGGACGCTCCAGAATCATCCGCGGGTGCCGGCTTCGATCCGGAACAACCATGCGAACTGGGGCCTGCCTGCGGATGAATTCACGGACAATGGCAACTGGCCGTGGCAGCTCTACGTCCGCGAGGCGCGGCGCATGGTCTCGGACTACGTGATGAACCAGCATCACTGCACCGGCGAACTCATCGCGCCGGATTCGGTGGGGCTGGCCGCCTACGCGATGGATTCGCACCACGTGCAGCGCCATGTGAAGGATGGCATGGTGAAGAACGAGGGGGATATCCAGCTTCCGCTGGCGAATCCCTATCCGGTTTCCTATCGCTCGATCATCCCGCGTGCGGGCGAGTGCACGAACCTGCTGGTGCCGTGGAGCATCTCGGCCTCGCACATGGCCTTCGGCTCGATCCGCATGGAGCCGGTGTTTATGGGCTTGTCGCAATCGGCATCGATCGCGGCTTCCCTTGCGATCGACAAGAACATCGCGGTGCAGGCGATTTCGTATCCGGAGCTGCGGCCGCTATTGCTCGCGGCACAGCAGGCGCTGGGGGAACCGGTGGTCGGGGCACCGACCTCGGTGGTGGACAACACGGATGCCGCGCTGGTCTCGGTGACGGGCGATTGGATTTCGGGCACGAGCACCGCGGGCTTTGTCGGTGCGGACTATATTCACAACGACAACAGCGGGCAGGGGAGCAAGCAGGTGCGCTATGCCTTGCCCGCCGGTCTTTCCGGCCACCAACGGGTATCGCTGCGCTGGACCGCGCATACGAACCGGGCCGCGAATGTTCCGGTGGAAATCCATCACGCGGGTGGTGTCTCGACGGTGACTGTCGATCAGCGCTCGAATGGCGCGAAGTGGAATCCGCTCGGGCTTTACCAATTCAATGGCTCGCCCGGGGAAGGGGTGATTCTCAAGACGACGGGGACGGGCGGCTACGTGATCGCCGATGCGGTGGGATTCTCCGCGATGGATCCGGCGGCGGATTCCGATGGTGATGGCTTGAGCGACGGACGAGAGCTCGAACTCGGGATGGATCCCTATGTGTCCGATGAGAGTTTCATCACTGCGGTGAAGGGGCATCCGGCTTACTTCGGGCTCTTCGGCGAGGAGAGCATCTATGACCTGCGGATCAGCCATCCGATGCTTTCGCCGGCGGGGTCTAACAGCTACCATCTTCCATTCTCGATCTGGCCGCCGGAGGGAACCAGTCCCTTTGCCAGCTATGCGCTGCCGATGCCGGCGGGGAAGAACCGTGAGTTTTTCCGCGTGGCCCTCGATGCGAAGGCTTCTTCCCTGGTCACCGCGCTCGCGACGGGACAGGCGCGCAAGGTGGTGGTCTATGGCACCAGCCTCACGGCCAGCGGTGCCTGGGTCGGGGGGATGGATTCATGGCTCTCCACGAAATATCCCGGGCTTCTCACGGTGGTGAATAGCGGGCTGAGCGGAAAGAACTCGGCGGAAGGAGTGGCGCAGCTTTCGACCAAGGTGCTGGCGCATCACCCCGACACGGTCTTCATCGAATTCGCGATGAATGATGCCTTCCTCTACAGCGATGGCACGCCCTCGCTCTCCGTCGCCCAAGCGCTCACGAATCTCCTGAGCATGATCGATTCGATCCAAGCGCAGAACCCCGCGGTGGAAATCATCCTCCAGACGATGAACACGGTCTGGAACTCCCCGACAGGCAGCAATGCCTCCGCGACCCTGCGTCCCAATCTGGCGGCCTATTACGAGATGTACCGGGAGGTGGCGGCAGAGAGAGGGCTGCTCCTCATCGATCATCACCCGAATTGGGCTGCCTTGCAGCAGGACGATCTTGCCTCCTTTCAGGGTTACGTTCCGGACGGGGTTCATCCGGCAGCGCAGGGTATCGGCAAGGTCGTCCTGCCTCTGCTCAAGTGGAAGCTGTCGGGCGGGCGGGAGTTGCCGTGA